One window of the Felis catus isolate Fca126 chromosome E3, F.catus_Fca126_mat1.0, whole genome shotgun sequence genome contains the following:
- the PSPH gene encoding phosphoserine phosphatase isoform X3, with amino-acid sequence MKLLDVPGRTILPRMVSHSELRKLFCSADAVCFDVDSTVIREEGIDELAKFCGVEDAVSEMTRRAMGGAVPFKAALTERLALIQPSREQVQRLIAEHPPHLTPGIRELVSRLQERNVQVFLISGGFRSIVEHVASKLNIPSTNVFANRLKFYFNGEYAGFDEMQPTAESGGKGKVIKLLKEKFHFKKIIMIGDGATDMEACPPADVFIGFGGNVIRQQVKDNAEWYITDFVELLGELEE; translated from the exons gaGAACAATTCTTCCAAGGATGGTCTCCCATTCAGAGTTGAGGAAACTTTTCTGTTCAGCTGATGCAGTATGCTTTGATGTTGATAGCACAGTCATCAGAGAAGAAGGAATTGATGAGCTAGCCAAATTCTGTGGAGTTGAGGATGCTGTGTCAGAAAT GACACGGCGAGCCATGGGTGGGGCAGTGCCTTTCAAGGCTGCCCTCACAGAGCGCTTAGCGCTGATCCAGCCCTCCAGGGAACAGGTACAAAGGCTCATAGCAGAGCACCCCCCCCACCTGACTCCTGGCATAAG GGAGCTGGTAAGTCGCCTGCAAGAGCGAAATGTTCAGGTTTTCCTAATATCTGGTGGCTTTAGGAGCATTGTGGAGCATGTTGCTTCCAAGCTCAATATCCCATCAACCAACGTATTTGCCAATAGGCTGAAATTCTACTTCAATG GTGAATATGCAGGTTTTGATGAGATGCAGCCAACAGCCGAATCTGGTGGGAAAGGAAAAGTTAttaaacttttaaaggaaaaatttcattttaagaaaattatcatGATTGGAGACGGAGCCACAGACATGGAAGCCTGTCCTCCTGCT GATGTTTTCATTGGATTTGGAGGAAATGTGATCAGACAACAAGTAAAAGACAACGCTGAATGGTACATCACTGATTTTGTAGAGCTTTTAGGAGAACTTGAAGAATAA
- the PSPH gene encoding phosphoserine phosphatase isoform X4 yields MVSHSELRKLFCSADAVCFDVDSTVIREEGIDELAKFCGVEDAVSEMTRRAMGGAVPFKAALTERLALIQPSREQVQRLIAEHPPHLTPGIRELVSRLQERNVQVFLISGGFRSIVEHVASKLNIPSTNVFANRLKFYFNGEYAGFDEMQPTAESGGKGKVIKLLKEKFHFKKIIMIGDGATDMEACPPADVFIGFGGNVIRQQVKDNAEWYITDFVELLGELEE; encoded by the exons ATGGTCTCCCATTCAGAGTTGAGGAAACTTTTCTGTTCAGCTGATGCAGTATGCTTTGATGTTGATAGCACAGTCATCAGAGAAGAAGGAATTGATGAGCTAGCCAAATTCTGTGGAGTTGAGGATGCTGTGTCAGAAAT GACACGGCGAGCCATGGGTGGGGCAGTGCCTTTCAAGGCTGCCCTCACAGAGCGCTTAGCGCTGATCCAGCCCTCCAGGGAACAGGTACAAAGGCTCATAGCAGAGCACCCCCCCCACCTGACTCCTGGCATAAG GGAGCTGGTAAGTCGCCTGCAAGAGCGAAATGTTCAGGTTTTCCTAATATCTGGTGGCTTTAGGAGCATTGTGGAGCATGTTGCTTCCAAGCTCAATATCCCATCAACCAACGTATTTGCCAATAGGCTGAAATTCTACTTCAATG GTGAATATGCAGGTTTTGATGAGATGCAGCCAACAGCCGAATCTGGTGGGAAAGGAAAAGTTAttaaacttttaaaggaaaaatttcattttaagaaaattatcatGATTGGAGACGGAGCCACAGACATGGAAGCCTGTCCTCCTGCT GATGTTTTCATTGGATTTGGAGGAAATGTGATCAGACAACAAGTAAAAGACAACGCTGAATGGTACATCACTGATTTTGTAGAGCTTTTAGGAGAACTTGAAGAATAA
- the LOC101082454 gene encoding cell division control protein 42 homolog — translation MQTIKCVVVGDDAVGKTCLLISYTTNKFPSEYVPTVFDNYAVTVMIGGEPYTLGLFDPAEQEDYDRLRPLSYPQTDVFLVCFSVVSPSSFENVKEKWVPEITHHCPKTPFLLVGTQIDLRDDPSTIEKLAKNKQKPITPETAEKLARDLKAVKYVECSALTQKGLKNVFDEGILAALEPPEPKKTRRCVLL, via the coding sequence ATGCAGACAATTAAGTGTGTTGTTGTGGGCGATGATGCCGTTGGTAAAACCTGTCTCCTGATATCCTACACAACAAATAAATTTCCATCGGAGTATGTACCGACTGTTTTTGACAACTATGCAGTCACAGTTATGATTGGTGGAGAGCCATATACTCTTGGACTTTTTGATCCTGCAGAGCAAGAGGATTATGACAGATTACGACCGCTGAGTTATCCACAAACAGATGTATTTCTAGTCTGTTTTTCAGTGGTCTCTCCATCCTCATTTGAAAATGTGAAGGAGAAGTGGGTGCCTGAGATAACTCACCACTGTCCAAAGACTCCTTTCTTGCTTGTTGGGACCCAAATTGATCTCCGAGATGACCCCTCTACGATTGAGAAACTTGCCAAGAACAAACAGAAGCCTATCACTCCAGAGACTGCTGAAAAGCTGGCCCGTGACCTGAAGGCGGTCAAGTATGTGGAGTGTTCTGCACTCACACAGAAAGGCCTAAAGAATGTATTTGACGAAGGAATATTGGctgccctggagcctccagaaccGAAGAAGACCCGCAGATgtgtgctgctatga